The nucleotide sequence ATCTAATTTGCAATTGGCCGTTGGTACATACACCTTAATGGTAAAAGTGAAAAATGTTTCTACTTGTGATTACGGTCTTTATTATTCTGCTGACAATTATTTTTCTAATATGAATGTATTGCAAGTGTCGGTAGGTTCCGGTACTTGCATAGCAACTTCTGTGAATGATACAGAGGCTTCAAGCTTGAAGGTGTTTCCGAATCCTGTTTCAGGAGATAATTTTGAAGTGTCTTTTTTTAATACAAAAGAACAATCCATTACACTGAAAATTTATGAAGTAACAGGAAGAAATTGCGTGTTTACTACTGTGTATAATTTTAGAATAGGAGAGAACCTTATTTCTGTTAATTTAAAAGATGTTGCACTAGCTAAAGGCGTTTATATTTTATTGCTCGAAACCGAATCGGGCCCTATTCCCTCAAAACTTATTGTAAATTAAATTTTCGGGTTGCGTTTTACATTGGTTAGCCGCTTTTGGTGAAAGCGAATATTTTTTTGAATTGTATTTACAATTCCTTAACTTTGTAACAATTTGTAAATCAGAAATATCATGTTTGGCAATTCAAAAAATAACGATACCATGACGAAAAATAATGTATCCGACTCATCTTCTGTAAATCTTTTAGGATCAGGCACTACTATAGAGGGAGATATCAAATCTTCAGGAGATATAAGAATTGATGGTACATTAATTGGTTCGCTTACTACAAAAGGCAAGTTGGTGATTGGTGCAACCGGAACTATTGAAGGCGAGATTATATGCCAAAACGCAGATATTTCGGGAACAATTAAAGGAAAAATTACTGTAAATGAATTACTTTCTTTAAAGGCTACTACAAAACTAACTGGCGATATTGTTACCAATAAATTGGCTATCGAGCCGGGAGCTAATTTCTCCGGATCGTGCAGTATGGGTGCGGTAATCAAGGATATAAAACAAGGTGAACGAGACGGAAAAAAACAAGAAAAAGCAGCAGCTTTCTGATTATGCTAAATACTCTTCTATGGGTATACAAATGCTTGTTATTATGGGCTTAGGCACGTATGCAGGTATTTGGATAGACGAAAAATTAGAGTTCAAAAAATTTCCCTTATTTACGATTATACTATCTCTTTCTTCTGTTGCTTTGGCATTATACGTTGTGTTAAAGGACTTTCTTAAGAACAACAAAAAATAATTTTTCCCAATCTTATTTTTGAATGACACATCAAAAACATTTGTTCTTAATTGTTCTATTCACAGGTGTTGTAGAGTTGTTGTTTTATTTTTCAAAACAATTGACTTCACAATTAAATACAAATCACATATACATAATACCCGTTTTTTTTCTTCTGTTGGGAGTTGTTTCCGGTTTTTTTCTACTAAAATCGTTGACAAGCAATTCCGCATCCTCATTTGTGCGTGTATTTATGGCTGTTTCTGTGGTAAGGATGTTTGCATCTTTGGCAGTAATAATATTGTATTTAGTTTTCTTTAAGACAACAGCACTTGGGTTTTCAATTTGCTTTTTAGTATCCTATTTTTTGTATTTACTATTTGACATTGTTGTTTTTTCTATGAAAAACTAACCGTTCTTATTTGCCTTGGGCAATTTAAAAATTACACCAATCTTTCTTTATTCGATTTATATTCAAATTACTATATTTAGAAAAACATACTATATCATGAAACTATTTTACACAATTCTCACTAATTTTTTATTTGCAACTTTTGCTTTTGGGGGATCTCTTTCTACTCCAACAAACGATGATTGCACAAATGCTAAAACAATTGTAGTCGGTACAACCTGCAATCCCGATACGGGAGATGTAGCAGGAGCAACGCAATCATTGCCGTCTTGCAAAAGCGGTGCAAATGCAGATGATGATATTTGGTATAAGTTTACGGTTGGCGCAGATACTATTATTAGAATAGAAGTAAAATCGCTTGCATTGGGAGATTTTGACGCTGTTGTAGAATTGTTTGATGGTTGTGGAGGTAACAGCTTGCAGTGCGTAGATACGGGAACCGATGAAATTTTAGAAGATACATTAACTGTAGGGCAGACATATTATTTAAGGGTATATGACCATGCTGCAATCAACAGTCATA is from Bacteroidota bacterium and encodes:
- a CDS encoding polymer-forming cytoskeletal protein, which produces MTKNNVSDSSSVNLLGSGTTIEGDIKSSGDIRIDGTLIGSLTTKGKLVIGATGTIEGEIICQNADISGTIKGKITVNELLSLKATTKLTGDIVTNKLAIEPGANFSGSCSMGAVIKDIKQGERDGKKQEKAAAF
- a CDS encoding AtpZ/AtpI family protein; this encodes MGIQMLVIMGLGTYAGIWIDEKLEFKKFPLFTIILSLSSVALALYVVLKDFLKNNKK